One Oscillatoria salina IIICB1 genomic region harbors:
- a CDS encoding carbohydrate ABC transporter permease, protein MNLEKIPIKSTFTYLIKHQKLTPYLFLLPAIIILGLTVFLPALQAFYLSFTRYEYDLTLAPEWIGLANFQRLFQDKVFWQTLKNTLLYLIGVVPILVILPLGLAILVNQKLRGMNWFRTAFYTPVVISMVVAGIAWRAIYASNGLLNQFWQQLGFENGIPWLTSPNLALGSVMAVTIWKGLGYYMVIYLAGLQTIPEELYEAAAIDGSDGIIKHWDITIPLMRPYLILVAVISAISATKVFEEVYILTQGGPRNSTTTVVYYVYEQAFQNLEISYACTIGLVLFLIILGLSILNLYLSREQNYSQFS, encoded by the coding sequence GTGAATCTGGAAAAAATACCAATAAAATCTACTTTTACTTACCTAATCAAACATCAAAAACTAACACCTTATTTATTCTTACTTCCAGCAATTATAATTCTCGGATTAACAGTATTCTTACCAGCCCTACAAGCATTTTATCTCAGCTTCACCCGCTACGAATATGACCTAACTCTCGCTCCCGAATGGATAGGTTTAGCTAACTTCCAACGTTTATTCCAAGACAAAGTATTTTGGCAAACCTTAAAAAACACCTTACTTTATCTCATTGGAGTTGTACCAATTTTAGTAATTTTACCCCTCGGACTAGCCATTTTAGTTAATCAAAAACTACGGGGAATGAATTGGTTTCGTACCGCCTTTTATACTCCAGTCGTAATTTCAATGGTAGTAGCAGGAATTGCCTGGAGAGCAATCTATGCTTCCAACGGCTTACTAAATCAATTTTGGCAACAATTAGGTTTTGAAAATGGTATTCCTTGGTTAACAAGTCCTAACTTAGCACTAGGGAGTGTCATGGCGGTAACAATTTGGAAAGGCTTAGGTTATTACATGGTAATTTATTTAGCAGGTTTGCAAACCATCCCCGAAGAACTTTACGAAGCCGCCGCCATTGACGGTTCCGATGGTATTATTAAACATTGGGATATTACCATCCCTTTAATGCGTCCCTATCTAATTTTAGTTGCAGTAATTTCCGCAATTTCGGCAACAAAAGTATTTGAAGAAGTTTATATCCTGACTCAAGGGGGACCCCGCAATAGCACCACGACCGTAGTTTACTACGTTTACGAACAGGCATTTCAAAATCTAGAGATTAGTTATGCCTGTACAATTGGCTTAGTGCTGTTTTTAATAATTCTGGGACTCTCAATTTTGAACTTGTATCTCTCGCGCGAGCAAAACTACAGTCAATTCTCTTAA
- a CDS encoding ATP-binding protein, whose product MVIQAERPNISHKVPKARRDYNSWVATETLEDYALRFAPKSYRKWSELLVANTAIGGISFLALEAIGGSLAINYGFANSFWAILVVSVIIFLTGLPIAYYAAKYNIDMDLLTRGAGFGYIGSTITSLIYASFTFIFFALEAAIMAQALNLYFGLHLAIGYVICSLIIIPLVFFGVTLINQLQLWTQPIWFVLMVIPYICVIYKEPDALSNWFNFAGNSASGAGFDPLLFGVAATVSFSLIAQIGEQVDYLRFLPDRKKGNCWRWWLGVIGAGAGWIILGGAKQLGGAFLASLAVSQGVSLESAKEPIRMYLAGFADVFANPEIVLAVGTFFVIVSQIKINVTNAYAGSLAWSNFFSRITHSHPGRVVWLVFNVAIALLLMELGVFHTLEAILGLYSNVAIAWIGALVADLVINKPLGISPSYIEFKRAYLYNINPVGFGAMLIASAVAIASFLGAFGDFPRAYSSFLALGLAFILSPIIAFLTKGKYYIARQNPYFLSNNTYSLVTCSICTQDYEQQDMAYCPIYDSNICSLCCSLDANCHDSCKKTEANKYQPVFDCLEKIFAAKISPQLSKRLLKFGIIFSLVSGAFGALFVLVYYQSISTTIEFSQTDYLRFLLLKLSAATVMIIAIGTWWLVLSEESRFLAQEELDKQNIQLQQEIKERYAAEKALFQLTDELEKRVEKRTAELQNALDNLRSMQLQLIQSEKMSTLGQLVAGVAHEINNPLSFISGNISCAQTYLEDVFNHLELYQEQFPNPGAKIEEDAEEIDLDYLKEDLPKLISSMQEGTERIRNISTSLRTFSRADTDSKVKFNLYEGIDSTLLILKHRLKANNKRPAIEIIKEYGNLPPVNCYPGQLNQVFMNIIANAVDALDELNQGRSYEEIESQPNRIMICTEVNPEQTSALVRIKDNGVGMTEEVKAKIFDHLFTTKTVGEGTGLGLSISRQIIVEKHQGKLECNSVVGEGTEFIIAIPL is encoded by the coding sequence ATGGTAATTCAAGCTGAACGTCCAAATATTAGCCACAAAGTCCCCAAAGCCAGACGAGACTACAATTCTTGGGTGGCTACAGAAACACTGGAAGATTATGCTTTACGTTTTGCCCCAAAATCTTATCGGAAATGGTCGGAATTGCTAGTGGCAAATACAGCTATAGGTGGTATTTCTTTTTTGGCTTTAGAAGCTATTGGGGGTTCCTTAGCAATTAATTATGGTTTTGCCAATTCTTTTTGGGCAATTTTAGTTGTTTCGGTAATTATTTTCCTGACAGGTTTACCGATCGCCTATTACGCTGCCAAGTATAACATCGATATGGATTTGCTGACAAGGGGTGCAGGCTTTGGCTATATCGGCTCGACGATAACTTCGCTAATTTATGCTTCTTTTACGTTTATTTTCTTTGCTTTAGAAGCGGCAATCATGGCTCAGGCATTAAATTTGTATTTTGGGCTACATTTAGCGATTGGTTATGTGATTTGTTCGCTGATAATTATTCCTCTGGTATTTTTTGGGGTAACTTTGATTAATCAGCTACAGCTTTGGACGCAACCGATTTGGTTTGTTTTAATGGTTATACCTTATATTTGTGTTATTTATAAGGAGCCAGATGCGCTCTCAAATTGGTTTAATTTTGCGGGAAATTCAGCTAGTGGAGCAGGTTTCGATCCGCTTTTGTTTGGGGTAGCGGCGACGGTATCTTTCTCTTTAATTGCCCAAATTGGCGAACAAGTAGATTATTTACGATTTTTACCAGATCGAAAAAAAGGCAATTGCTGGCGGTGGTGGTTAGGGGTAATTGGAGCTGGTGCTGGTTGGATTATTTTGGGCGGTGCGAAACAGTTGGGTGGTGCATTTTTAGCATCTTTAGCTGTCAGTCAAGGAGTGAGTTTGGAGAGTGCGAAAGAGCCAATTCGGATGTATTTAGCTGGTTTCGCGGATGTGTTTGCTAATCCAGAAATAGTATTAGCAGTAGGAACTTTTTTTGTGATTGTTTCGCAGATAAAAATTAACGTAACTAATGCTTATGCAGGTTCCCTCGCTTGGTCAAATTTCTTTTCTAGAATAACTCATTCTCATCCGGGACGGGTGGTGTGGTTGGTGTTTAATGTGGCGATCGCACTTTTGTTGATGGAACTGGGCGTATTTCACACCCTCGAAGCTATTTTAGGATTATACTCGAATGTAGCGATCGCCTGGATCGGTGCCTTAGTTGCCGATTTAGTCATCAATAAACCCCTCGGCATCAGTCCCTCGTATATTGAATTCAAGCGAGCCTACCTCTACAATATCAATCCAGTGGGTTTTGGGGCGATGCTAATCGCTTCCGCAGTCGCGATCGCCTCTTTCCTCGGCGCATTTGGGGATTTTCCTCGTGCTTACTCTAGTTTCCTCGCTCTTGGTTTAGCCTTTATTCTCTCACCAATTATCGCCTTTCTTACCAAAGGTAAATACTACATCGCTAGGCAAAACCCATATTTTTTAAGTAACAATACTTACAGCTTAGTAACCTGTTCAATTTGTACTCAAGATTACGAGCAACAAGATATGGCTTACTGCCCTATTTATGATAGCAATATTTGCTCTTTATGCTGCTCTTTAGATGCTAATTGTCACGATAGTTGCAAAAAAACCGAAGCTAACAAATATCAACCAGTGTTTGATTGTCTAGAAAAAATTTTCGCAGCTAAAATTTCTCCCCAATTAAGCAAACGATTGCTCAAATTTGGGATTATTTTTAGTTTAGTATCTGGAGCATTCGGAGCCTTATTTGTTCTCGTTTACTATCAATCAATTTCTACTACAATCGAATTTTCTCAAACCGATTATCTGCGCTTCCTCTTACTCAAATTATCTGCTGCCACAGTAATGATAATCGCTATCGGTACTTGGTGGTTAGTGCTATCAGAAGAAAGTCGCTTTCTAGCACAAGAAGAACTTGACAAACAAAATATTCAACTCCAACAAGAAATAAAAGAGCGTTACGCAGCCGAAAAAGCCTTATTTCAACTCACAGATGAATTAGAAAAGCGAGTTGAAAAACGAACCGCAGAACTCCAAAATGCTCTTGACAATTTGCGTTCGATGCAATTACAACTAATTCAAAGCGAAAAAATGTCTACTTTGGGTCAATTAGTAGCAGGAGTTGCTCACGAAATTAACAATCCTCTGAGCTTTATTTCTGGGAATATAAGCTGCGCGCAAACTTATTTAGAAGACGTTTTTAATCACCTCGAACTTTATCAGGAACAGTTCCCAAATCCCGGAGCAAAAATTGAGGAGGATGCTGAAGAAATTGATTTAGATTATCTCAAAGAAGACTTACCCAAATTAATTTCTTCAATGCAAGAAGGAACCGAGCGAATTCGCAATATTAGTACCTCGTTACGCACCTTTTCTCGTGCTGATACAGACAGCAAAGTTAAATTTAATCTTTATGAAGGAATTGATAGTACCTTACTAATTTTAAAACATCGCTTGAAAGCTAACAACAAACGTCCGGCAATTGAGATAATTAAAGAATACGGTAATTTACCTCCTGTTAATTGTTATCCAGGACAACTTAATCAAGTATTTATGAATATTATCGCCAATGCAGTTGATGCTTTAGATGAATTAAATCAGGGTCGTAGTTACGAAGAAATTGAGTCTCAGCCGAATCGAATTATGATTTGTACTGAAGTTAATCCGGAACAAACATCTGCTTTGGTGCGGATTAAAGATAATGGAGTGGGAATGACAGAAGAAGTCAAAGCAAAAATTTTCGATCACTTATTCACTACGAAAACTGTAGGGGAAGGAACGGGTTTAGGTTTATCTATTTCTCGCCAAATTATTGTGGAAAAACATCAAGGTAAGTTAGAGTGTAATTCTGTAGTTGGTGAGGGAACTGAGTTTATAATTGCAATTCCTCTTTAA
- a CDS encoding DUF445 domain-containing protein: MDFSNIWIFFVPPIAGSIIGYFTNDLAIKMLFRPYKPIYFAGRQLPFTPGLIPRNQARLAKRVADTIMGSLLTPSELQGLARRLLATERVQGALLWLLKLALDQIQEDKQQKTAKIIADILRDLVGQSLPRLLKVLARREDFLEVQINQIFDQILLEFQLTDEQARKLSDWILEVALPPDLLRQAIVDFLTDRNIQIIDEGFREKSSGTYWVVANLFGLRNALTRLRTFCLDEKEVANARLQELILTLEVRDRLRTWFKNLSLQNLPVSTVRQLRKTTRETVRSYIQDKGTDFIQGFGQSIDWDKVGVLLINRLRNSAVVNSSLETISYELALILERYLEEDLEKIVTKVIPILSIDQVIVERVNATTPEQLELTIQGIVKSELQAIVNLGGILGLIVGLIQTAILLFT; encoded by the coding sequence GTGGATTTTTCTAATATTTGGATTTTCTTTGTTCCTCCGATCGCTGGTAGCATTATTGGCTATTTCACCAATGATTTAGCCATCAAAATGCTGTTTCGTCCTTATAAACCAATTTACTTTGCTGGTCGTCAGTTACCTTTTACTCCTGGTTTGATACCTCGCAATCAAGCACGGCTTGCGAAACGGGTAGCGGATACAATTATGGGTTCCCTGTTGACTCCTTCCGAGTTACAAGGTTTAGCGCGGCGTTTGCTGGCAACGGAAAGAGTACAAGGGGCGCTGTTATGGCTGCTTAAATTGGCGCTAGACCAAATTCAGGAGGATAAACAACAAAAAACTGCGAAGATTATCGCAGATATTCTGCGAGATTTGGTTGGACAATCTTTACCTCGTCTACTTAAGGTTTTAGCACGTCGAGAGGATTTTCTCGAAGTTCAGATTAACCAAATTTTCGATCAGATTTTATTAGAGTTTCAGCTTACTGACGAGCAAGCGAGAAAGCTTTCTGATTGGATACTAGAAGTAGCGCTACCACCAGATTTACTGCGACAGGCGATCGTTGATTTTCTTACCGATCGCAATATTCAAATTATCGATGAGGGTTTCCGCGAAAAGTCAAGCGGTACTTATTGGGTGGTGGCAAATTTATTCGGTTTGCGTAATGCTTTGACTCGGTTGCGGACATTTTGCTTGGATGAGAAAGAGGTAGCGAATGCTCGCTTACAAGAATTAATTTTAACTTTAGAAGTACGCGATCGCCTCCGCACTTGGTTCAAAAATCTCTCTTTGCAAAATTTACCTGTCTCGACTGTGCGACAGTTACGCAAAACTACTCGCGAAACTGTGCGTAGTTACATCCAAGACAAAGGTACCGATTTTATTCAAGGATTTGGTCAATCTATTGATTGGGACAAGGTTGGTGTACTGTTAATTAATCGCTTGCGTAACTCCGCAGTTGTTAATAGTTCTCTGGAAACCATTTCTTACGAACTGGCTTTGATTTTAGAGCGTTATTTGGAAGAAGATTTAGAAAAAATTGTCACCAAAGTTATTCCCATTTTATCAATCGACCAAGTAATTGTTGAGCGTGTAAACGCCACTACCCCCGAACAATTGGAATTAACTATTCAGGGAATTGTGAAAAGTGAGCTACAGGCGATCGTTAATTTAGGCGGAATTTTAGGTTTAATCGTCGGTTTAATCCAAACAGCAATTCTCCTCTTTACCTAA
- the ubiE gene encoding bifunctional demethylmenaquinone methyltransferase/2-methoxy-6-polyprenyl-1,4-benzoquinol methylase UbiE has product MKDEQIKQLFNRIAPEYDRLNNTLSLGLHRVWKLMAVKWTEVKPGDVGLDVCCGSGDLALLLAKQVGITGKVVGVDFAEDLLEIARQRSITQSPRLNISWIAADALALPFANCTFDCATMGYGLRNVTDIPRCLSELHRVLKSGAKAAILDFHRPSQLIFQQFQQWYLDKIVVPSAEKLGLRDDYAYIAPSLERFPLGSEQVKLARQAGFAQATHYKLAAGMMGILVLKKA; this is encoded by the coding sequence ATGAAAGATGAACAAATTAAACAATTATTTAACCGCATCGCCCCAGAATACGATCGCCTAAATAATACTCTGAGTTTAGGATTGCATCGAGTCTGGAAACTGATGGCGGTAAAGTGGACTGAGGTGAAACCTGGAGATGTGGGTTTAGATGTTTGCTGTGGTAGCGGCGATTTAGCTTTGCTCTTAGCGAAGCAAGTAGGAATAACTGGTAAGGTAGTTGGAGTGGATTTTGCCGAAGATTTGCTCGAAATTGCTCGTCAGCGTAGTATAACTCAATCTCCTCGACTTAATATTAGTTGGATAGCAGCAGATGCGTTGGCTCTTCCTTTTGCAAATTGTACTTTTGACTGCGCGACGATGGGCTACGGACTGCGTAATGTCACCGATATTCCTCGCTGTTTGAGTGAGTTACACCGAGTTCTCAAAAGTGGCGCCAAAGCTGCTATTCTCGACTTCCATCGCCCCAGTCAGCTTATTTTTCAACAGTTTCAGCAGTGGTATCTCGATAAAATTGTAGTTCCTAGTGCTGAAAAATTAGGTTTACGAGACGATTATGCCTACATTGCTCCCAGTTTAGAGCGATTTCCCCTAGGTAGCGAACAAGTTAAACTAGCTCGTCAAGCAGGATTTGCTCAAGCAACCCACTACAAACTGGCGGCTGGGATGATGGGCATCCTCGTCCTCAAAAAAGCGTAA
- a CDS encoding response regulator translates to MDNPFANIDSITRQLKSMERRKKPKMLVVDDEPDNLDLLYRTFRRNFQVFKADSGVNALEILSQEGEVAVIISDQRMPEMKGTEFLSKTVPEFPDTVRIILTGFTDVEDLVEAINSGQVYKYITKPWDPNELKAVVDRAAETYEILKQRTEELQRAEAQTELLAAIVEVAQNSDSVAASLKPIATAFGKSFGSDGCILNLFADGTLTAIGQTYKTSDEIDNHLADDPLAAEAIASRQTQAWVSSASSPPPEGVDYYQNSGIKVNLVIPIIYREELLALLSLQWLHPAKLQEDELKLIHLSAQQVALAITSTRSYQ, encoded by the coding sequence ATGGATAATCCCTTTGCCAATATAGATAGTATTACCCGTCAGTTAAAAAGCATGGAACGACGAAAAAAACCAAAAATGTTGGTAGTAGACGACGAACCAGATAACCTGGATTTACTTTATCGTACCTTTCGGCGTAACTTCCAAGTTTTTAAGGCAGACAGTGGAGTCAATGCCTTAGAAATTCTTTCCCAGGAAGGAGAAGTTGCTGTAATTATCTCCGATCAACGAATGCCGGAGATGAAGGGAACCGAATTTTTAAGCAAAACTGTGCCTGAGTTTCCGGATACAGTACGGATTATTCTCACAGGTTTTACCGATGTTGAAGATTTGGTAGAAGCCATAAATTCCGGGCAGGTCTACAAGTACATTACCAAACCTTGGGACCCAAACGAACTGAAAGCAGTAGTCGATCGCGCGGCGGAAACTTACGAAATTCTCAAACAACGTACTGAGGAATTACAACGGGCTGAGGCGCAAACTGAACTTTTAGCTGCAATTGTCGAAGTTGCCCAAAATTCTGATTCGGTAGCAGCTTCTTTGAAACCAATAGCTACAGCTTTTGGGAAAAGTTTTGGTAGCGATGGCTGTATCTTGAATTTGTTCGCCGATGGTACATTAACTGCCATTGGCCAGACATATAAAACTAGCGACGAAATTGATAATCACTTGGCTGACGATCCCTTAGCCGCAGAAGCGATCGCTTCCCGTCAAACTCAAGCTTGGGTAAGTTCGGCTTCTAGTCCTCCCCCAGAAGGAGTAGATTATTATCAAAATTCTGGGATTAAAGTCAATCTGGTAATTCCGATTATCTATCGCGAAGAGTTACTGGCACTGTTGTCTTTGCAATGGCTGCATCCAGCCAAATTGCAAGAAGACGAACTGAAATTAATTCACCTCTCAGCACAGCAGGTAGCTTTAGCGATTACCAGTACCCGCTCTTATCAGTAG
- a CDS encoding glycosyltransferase family 39 protein, translating into MHYLVLGVIIILGAMLRFWQLDYKPLWLDEVVTALVSQGRGYEDIPVNVAFSIAKLQDFFAFRPSISCGEIAQVVATDSTHPPLFFCLTHEWLAWLDPVQLPWVWKLRALPALIGVVAIAAVYLLTRLAFSSGAGLVAAALMAVSPFGVYLGQEARHYTLPVLLITLALVGLVKITKDLDRGRSHLSVWIAWAIVNSLACYVHYFCWLAFTAQIATLVVVMYRLQRELTKRTLIYFSLAIAIVMLSYLPWWSILVTHFSSPKTSWLPPPANIAPLLQIIVAWLLMVIALPVEGQPITIQVILGLLMLAFGGWAIAQSSPGWKKLSRMSNTSEGTFVLACFIFFVLLEMLAIVYLLGKDITVAPRYNFLYYPALITLFGACLANNTSKSLRFSRQNERWFNYPTFVILLVGFFSSIFVIFNLALQKPYHPQQVAQTMISSPNPIALAIAYQDEPDLALGLSYALALQKLDASVKNTSVVFLERDKDYNSLWQKLSHISASPASLWVIAPTLKQNDYPQTLDLEGNSSCTLEQADYYRFGVPYQRYRCVKQNYAGGLSAQQKNGQI; encoded by the coding sequence GTGCATTATCTGGTCTTAGGGGTAATTATTATTTTGGGTGCGATGCTGCGGTTTTGGCAGCTAGACTACAAACCGCTTTGGCTTGATGAAGTTGTCACGGCTTTAGTAAGTCAGGGAAGGGGTTATGAAGATATTCCAGTAAATGTTGCCTTTTCGATCGCCAAATTACAAGATTTTTTTGCCTTTCGCCCTTCAATAAGTTGTGGCGAAATAGCGCAAGTAGTCGCTACTGACTCGACTCATCCACCGTTATTTTTTTGCTTAACTCACGAGTGGTTAGCTTGGCTAGATCCCGTACAACTGCCCTGGGTATGGAAACTGCGAGCATTACCAGCTTTAATTGGCGTAGTCGCGATCGCTGCGGTTTATTTACTCACTCGCTTGGCTTTTTCTAGCGGCGCTGGCTTAGTCGCGGCAGCACTAATGGCAGTTTCTCCTTTTGGCGTATATTTGGGACAAGAAGCACGACATTACACTTTACCCGTATTATTAATTACCTTAGCACTGGTAGGATTGGTAAAAATTACCAAAGACCTAGATCGAGGACGATCGCATTTGTCGGTGTGGATTGCTTGGGCGATCGTTAATAGTTTAGCTTGCTACGTCCATTACTTTTGCTGGCTTGCCTTTACCGCTCAAATTGCTACTTTAGTCGTGGTAATGTATCGCTTGCAGCGAGAACTAACCAAACGCACTTTAATTTATTTTAGTTTAGCGATCGCGATCGTCATGCTCAGTTATCTACCTTGGTGGTCAATTTTAGTAACTCATTTCAGCAGCCCGAAAACCAGTTGGCTACCTCCACCAGCAAATATTGCCCCCTTACTACAAATTATCGTCGCGTGGCTACTGATGGTAATCGCCTTACCAGTAGAAGGACAACCCATAACAATTCAAGTTATCTTAGGTTTATTAATGCTGGCTTTTGGTGGTTGGGCGATCGCTCAAAGTTCCCCAGGCTGGAAAAAACTCTCGCGAATGTCCAACACCAGCGAAGGTACATTTGTCCTCGCTTGCTTTATTTTCTTCGTCCTGCTCGAAATGTTAGCGATCGTCTACCTCCTGGGTAAAGACATCACCGTCGCACCCCGCTATAACTTTCTCTACTATCCCGCCTTAATTACCTTATTCGGAGCTTGTCTGGCCAACAATACCAGCAAATCCCTGCGTTTTAGCCGTCAGAACGAACGTTGGTTCAATTATCCCACCTTCGTCATCTTACTTGTCGGCTTTTTTAGCAGTATCTTCGTGATTTTCAACCTCGCCTTGCAAAAACCGTACCATCCCCAACAAGTCGCCCAAACAATGATCTCTTCCCCCAACCCCATCGCCCTCGCGATCGCCTACCAAGACGAACCCGATCTTGCTCTCGGATTAAGTTATGCACTCGCCTTGCAAAAACTAGACGCATCAGTCAAAAATACCTCTGTAGTTTTTTTAGAGCGAGATAAAGACTATAATTCTCTTTGGCAGAAACTATCTCACATTTCCGCCTCTCCAGCATCATTGTGGGTAATTGCGCCCACTCTCAAACAAAACGATTATCCCCAAACGCTTGACTTAGAAGGTAACAGCAGTTGTACCCTTGAACAAGCAGATTATTATCGCTTTGGTGTTCCTTATCAGCGTTATCGCTGCGTTAAGCAAAACTATGCCGGAGGCTTATCAGCTCAACAAAAAAATGGGCAAATTTAG